The genomic stretch AGTGATCAAAACCACTCGCTTGCCATCCTTCTTGAAGAGTCGTAGAGACCTGCCATGTAAAATCTGTGACTTGCTTAATGATCCCGTCTTTCTCGATCTGGCATGCCACGCTTGCAATCCAGCCGGCGTCTGTGACTTCAAGGGCAATAGAGTCCCCGTCGTTTAACGCAACCTCATAATTTTCCACCGTTGTCCAGTCGTCATCTCGACCGATTTCAACCCCATTCACAAAGAGGACATAGGCATTGTCCCCGGTCACCGTCATCACCGCTGATTTGACTAATGAAAAATCAATCTGTGCAGCCGTTTCTCCAACATTCACAGGTGTTCCCTCTAAAATATTACAATGCCCCCCCTCACACGAAATATTGTTATAAAGCTCATCGACATAAAAAGCCGTATCAAACGTAGTCAAATAATAAACTCCCGATTTCAAATCATAAAAATGATAATTCCCATCGGCATCGCTATAGTCCAATGCCTGATAGTTTCCGCCTTGGTCGTACAAATCAACCTCAACCTCTTTAAGTGGACTTCCAGTTGCAACGTCCGAAACCTTTCCCGTAATGGAAAGCTGACCTACATTCAATTCAAAGTCAATTCCTGGGGTATCCGCTCCCTCACCTACATGAACAGGAGTTCCATCGACCAAATTACAATTCTGATTCGAACAGGGAATATTCTGATAAAGCTCATCGGAATACCCCTCTTCATTAGAGGTATAAAGATAGTAATCGCCCGGCGGCAAATCTAAAATCTTATACTGCCCATTCACATCCGTAAAGGCATAGTTGGACAAAACCTGATCGCTCACATCAAAGGCCACCACAGCGATATCAGAAAGCAGGATATCCTCTGAAGTCTTCACTTCTCCAGAAATCGAACCCGATTCGGCCCCTAAACAGATAGAAGATGTGATGAGGAAAACAAAAAAGGAAAAGAAAATACTTCGGAAGAAATTTTTAAGACAATACATACAAATACCCCCCCTACCAACCGGTTTAAAGTTTAACCCCGTTATTCAACCCCATCATTCGATAGGGCAGACGGGGCAAGAGTTCAAAGTTCAAAGAAAAACTACCAAAATAAGTTAAAAAAATCCCAAAAAGCTCCTGCCTTTTTATAGAGCAAGATCCATGCCAAGTTTTATTTAACACTTCTCAAGCTCAATTTCTTGCTTTTCCACTTGGAATATCGACCTCACCTTACAAAATTTGGTCACTCCCTTACAATTTTTGTCACTTGCTGACAAATTTTGTCATCTGCTTACCAAAATTTGTCACGCCCAGTCCTTTGAAGCCTGCTTTAACTCTTTAATTTTTTTGCATGATCAAAGGGCTGGGCCTCACTTCATGATGCATCCAATCTTTAAAAACCTTAAATCGTGGAATGGGCCAGTAAATCATAAAGGCCTTCCCAATCAAATTTTCACGAGGGACAAAACCCCACCACCGGCTGTCCCTGCTCACTGGGCTATTATCTCCCAAAACAAAATAATGATCTGGTGGAACCTGGACCGGAATTCCTTCCAAGCCATATTGCCCTTCCGTGCCCGAAGGCCTTTTCATGACCTCTGTATTGGTATAATAAATTTCTTTAAAAATTTCAGGTTCAGTTAAGACCTTCCCATTAACATAAATC from Chlamydiota bacterium encodes the following:
- the lepB gene encoding signal peptidase I: MREWTESILIAFVIAMIARTFIVQAFKIPTGSMEPTLHGDPKKGDRVLVNKFVYSMNEPERGDIVVFKTVNISGLDYKKDYIKRLVGLPGDTIKIEAGKIYVNGKVLTEPEIFKEIYYTNTEVMKRPSGTEGQYGLEGIPVQVPPDHYFVLGDNSPVSRDSRWWGFVPRENLIGKAFMIYWPIPRFKVFKDWMHHEVRPSPLIMQKN
- a CDS encoding carboxypeptidase regulatory-like domain-containing protein yields the protein MYCLKNFFRSIFFSFFVFLITSSICLGAESGSISGEVKTSEDILLSDIAVVAFDVSDQVLSNYAFTDVNGQYKILDLPPGDYYLYTSNEEGYSDELYQNIPCSNQNCNLVDGTPVHVGEGADTPGIDFELNVGQLSITGKVSDVATGSPLKEVEVDLYDQGGNYQALDYSDADGNYHFYDLKSGVYYLTTFDTAFYVDELYNNISCEGGHCNILEGTPVNVGETAAQIDFSLVKSAVMTVTGDNAYVLFVNGVEIGRDDDWTTVENYEVALNDGDSIALEVTDAGWIASVACQIEKDGIIKQVTDFTWQVSTTLQEGWQASGFDH